From a single Gavia stellata isolate bGavSte3 chromosome 5, bGavSte3.hap2, whole genome shotgun sequence genomic region:
- the PPP1R3B gene encoding protein phosphatase 1 regulatory subunit 3B encodes MHCTRVLDYFPHKQAMAVDVAMQLYLCSPPLRREKCACKIAPKPSKPLRPCIQLSSKTALNGSEEAANSFTHNKVKKRVSFADSRGFALTMVKVFSEFDDPLDIPFNITELIDNIVGLTTVERDSFVLDFVQPSVDYLDFRNRLQTDCVCLENCVLKERSVVGTVKVKNLAFEKTVKIRMTFDTWKNFADYPCQYVKDTYGGSDRDTFSFDISLPEGIQSHERVEFAISFECNGKVYWDSNRGMNYRIIRSELKSAQEAVRPPRCPDFGSAFDQFGSPRCSYGLFPEWPSYSGYEKLGPYY; translated from the exons ATGCACTGCACCAG AGTATTAGACTATTTTCCTCACAAACAAGCAATGGCTGTGGATGTAGCAATGCAGCTATACCTATGCTCTCCACCCTTACGGAGAGAGAAGTGTGCCTGCAAAATTGCTCCGAAGCCAAGCAAGCCGTTGCGGCCCTGCATCCAGCTGAGTAGCAAGACTGCACTGAATGGatcagaagaggcagcaaaCTCCTTCACACACAACAAAGTGAAGAAGAGGGTGTCATTTGCAGATAGCAGAGGCTTTGCTCTGACGATGGTGAAGGTGTTCTCAGAGTTTGATGATCCACTAGATATTCCTTTCAACATCACGGAGCTGATAGACAACATTGTGGGCCTGACAACAGTGGAGAGGGACAGCTTTGTCCTGGATTTTGTTCAGCCCTCTGTGGACTACCTGGACTTCAGAAACCGCCTCCAGACAGACTGTGTCTGCCTTGAAAACTGCGTGCTAAAGGAGCGATCTGTTGTGGGAACAGTGAAGGTGAAGAACCTTGCTTTTGAAAAGACTGTGAAGATCAGGATGACATTTGACACCTGGAAAAACTTTGCAGATTACCCATGCCAGTATGTCAAGGATACGTACGGAGGGTCAGATCGGGACACATTTTCCTTCGACATCAGCTTGCCTGAGGGAATTCAATCCCATGAAAGAGTAGAGTTTGCCATCTCCTTTGAGTGCAATGGGAAGGTGTACTGGGACAGCAACAGGGGCATGAATTACAGGATCATACGGTCAGAACTGAAGTCTGCCCAGGAAGCTGTCCGACCCCCACGGTGTCCTGACTTTGGCAGTGCTTTTGACCAGTTTGGGAGCCCTCGGTGCTCCTACGGCCTCTTTCCCGAGTGGCCCAGCTATTCGGGCTACGAGAAGCTAGGGCCTTACTATTGA